GCCGAGAATCGCCGCCTCGCCGACCTCGGCGGCATGATCGGCGCCTATGAAGCGATCGTCGCCCAGCACCGCGGCGAAGTGACGGCGCAGGTCACCAGCGCGCATCCGCTGACGGCCGAGCAGCTCAAGGCGCTGACCGCCAACCTCAAATCCCGTGTCGGACGCGACGTCACCGTCGCGACGACCGTCGACCCCGCCATTCTCGGCGGCCTCGTCGTCCAGCTGGGCAGCCAGCTGATCGACGGCAGCATCCGTACCCGTCTCAATAGCTTCGCACAGGCGATGAAAGGCTAAACAATGGAAATCCGCGCCGCTGAAATCAGCAAGGTCATCAAGGACCAGATCGCCAATTTCGGGACCGACGCCACGGTCAGCGAAATCGGCCAGGTTCTGTCGGTCGGCGACGGCATCGCCCGCGTCCACGGCCTCGACAACGTCCAGGCCGGTGAAATGGTCGAATTCGCCAACGGCGTGAAGGGCATGGCGCTCAACCTCGAAGCCGACAACGTCGGTATCGTGATCTTCGGCTCGGACAGCGAGATCAAGGAAGGCGACACCGTCAAGCGCACCGGCACGATCGTCGACGTTCCCGTCGGCAAGGGCCTGCTCGGCCGCGTCGTCGATGGCCTCGGCAACCCGATCGACGGCAAGGGCCCGATCAAGGCCGACAAGCGCATGCGCGTCGAAGTCAAGGCGCCGGGTATCATCCCG
The Sphingopyxis macrogoltabida genome window above contains:
- a CDS encoding F0F1 ATP synthase subunit delta, with protein sequence MENSGGIQGNITAGLAGRYAVALFDLARESNQIDAVAKSLATLKAGLADSADLTALTQSPVVGRADAAKAVAAVAKTLKLDSLTAKFLGVLAENRRLADLGGMIGAYEAIVAQHRGEVTAQVTSAHPLTAEQLKALTANLKSRVGRDVTVATTVDPAILGGLVVQLGSQLIDGSIRTRLNSFAQAMKG